Proteins found in one Seonamhaeicola sp. S2-3 genomic segment:
- a CDS encoding DUF4998 domain-containing protein, producing MKTIIKHISVICLILGLLVLASCSPIDEYNKYKEGGDIVYPAKVDSVIVYPGKNRIHLAMVLGSDPTVNKIKAFWKNRQDSTEVMFSRTKVNDTIDLLIENLQEGVYNFQLYTFDTFGNQSVVKNVSGTVFGDTFQNSIFNRQIESATCGIINWVPPVSSMIGVEVNYINDLDEEQIIMVTNQDQATTLEGIKEGTPFKFRTLHVPDTKSIDTFYTAFKTETIKTIELKTGEYEVISEHNTPHGWMPNKGHKREVTKISDYQYSYILSTDAGNAVPMIINVDPVTLKTSVDLQEIGDFGAPWYMTAESIESDDNFISYCDGIISVRLHIDNLDRSNLWGDFTVAVKLQD from the coding sequence ATGAAAACTATAATAAAACATATAAGCGTTATATGCTTAATTCTAGGGTTGCTGGTTTTAGCTTCCTGCTCGCCTATAGATGAATATAATAAATATAAAGAAGGTGGAGATATTGTATACCCAGCCAAGGTAGATTCTGTAATAGTTTATCCAGGAAAAAACAGAATACATTTAGCAATGGTACTAGGTAGCGATCCTACAGTCAATAAAATCAAGGCTTTTTGGAAAAACAGACAAGATTCTACAGAGGTCATGTTTTCTAGAACCAAGGTCAATGATACTATAGATTTACTGATAGAAAATTTACAAGAAGGCGTATATAACTTTCAACTTTATACGTTTGATACATTTGGAAACCAATCTGTAGTAAAGAATGTTTCAGGAACCGTTTTCGGTGATACGTTTCAAAACTCTATTTTTAATAGACAAATTGAGTCTGCCACTTGCGGTATTATAAATTGGGTGCCTCCTGTGTCATCAATGATTGGGGTAGAAGTCAATTATATAAATGATTTAGATGAAGAACAAATAATTATGGTTACCAACCAAGACCAAGCAACAACTTTAGAGGGGATAAAAGAAGGAACACCATTTAAGTTCAGAACCCTTCATGTTCCAGATACTAAGTCAATTGATACGTTTTATACCGCATTTAAAACGGAAACCATAAAAACTATTGAATTAAAAACAGGTGAATACGAGGTGATTTCAGAACATAATACACCTCATGGGTGGATGCCTAATAAAGGCCATAAGCGAGAGGTTACTAAAATAAGTGACTATCAATATTCTTATATATTATCAACCGATGCAGGAAATGCTGTTCCAATGATAATAAATGTAGACCCCGTAACATTAAAGACATCGGTAGATTTACAAGAAATAGGAGATTTTGGTGCACCGTGGTATATGACTGCTGAAAGCATTGAAAGTGATGATAATTTTATTTCTTACTGCGATGGTATTATTAGCGTAAGGCTACATATTGATAACCTAGATAGAAGTAACCTGTGGGGCGACTTCACTGTGGCTGTGAAATTACAAGATTAA